In Oncorhynchus nerka isolate Pitt River linkage group LG21, Oner_Uvic_2.0, whole genome shotgun sequence, the following are encoded in one genomic region:
- the LOC115103819 gene encoding ras GTPase-activating protein nGAP-like isoform X4, whose product MMGFRRWIACGGTLECSPDHMAPTGGPRLKGQDGGVRGLIKRRFYGGAMRKSNTQLNTVGLNKGSSRLHGSRESVSIPVSAAGNLDLSADTSTVIRPVHSSILGEKYCFEVINSENNHCFGCTSAAERDRWIEDLRRAAQPNKDNCERTENSLSLWVNEAKDLLPKRRYYCELHLDGTLFARTSSRAVGKPSHHSSLVGDGSSGGVLGGGSGGVVGGCQLFWGEFFELDNLPSVSQITLHLFRDEEPKKKRHSRDESTLHPLGSVAMSLADIRGRAFQEKWHPIIPYKASGAGGTKEQLGPQASLRVKARFQNLQVLPIERYKEFAEFVTVDYVGMCRNLQPLLSVRKKEELAGALVHVLQSIGKAKEFLIELGSAEVERLGEKEALIFRENTLATKAIDEYMKLVGQKYLIDTLGDFITRLYASVDSCEVDPLKCPASELSNNQRHLKESCEEAVQKITEMHGSFPEELNRIFSSWVELCEEQGRPGIGQRLISASLFLRFLCPAILSPSLFGLTQPYPEPATLRTLTFTAKVIQNLANFTLFGEKEEYMLFMNDFLQQHWERMRCFLQTVSSPDIEIPMTSFDGYVDLPLRLAVLHSLLVDIISPMKQDTIDKLHPLPSILNQITESLGPDALRITVSSNIGHSKPTYVPPKDVSKYSPLHNSLQQLPTDVKAGQRKESFQGVKRDRMSARERKPVSRTQSAPHRRQMDPKQQLRRQSSTENLPPEDQEAEQEANPPLDISSPQNSVGVKAPPAPVPWIKVSQSKETYERKVENEEMNPPCPHAQELSELRLGLEQVTESELEMAKRLEDFIVQSQDQNAVLLAEVNELRHHLAVREEQLASATFRLGVIEEEREEDERRLNVAVAAAERMNVLEEQFADLLKDRYQLSGDYTGDQSNTQYPGVGANHVNSI is encoded by the exons atgatggGATTTAGACGCTGGATTGCATGTGGAGGCACATTGG AATGCAGCCCCGACCACATGGCCCCCACTGGAGGCCCCAGACTGAAGGGCCAAGATGGAGGAGTGAGG GGACTGATCAAGCGGCGTTTCTATGGTGGAGCCATGCGAAAGAGCAATACCCAGTTAAACACCGTTGGGTTGAACAAAGGGAGCAG cAGGCTCCATGGCTCACGGGAGTCCGTGTCCATCCCAGTCAGCGCTGCAGGAAACCTGGATCTGAGCGCAGACACCAGTACGGTCATCAGGCCTGTACACAGCTCCATCCTCGGGGAGAAGTACTGCTTTGAG GTGATAAACTCAGAGAACAACCACTGTTTTGGGTGCACCTCAGCTGCTGAGCGGGACCGCTGGATAGAGGACCTGAGACGGGCTGCTCAGCCCAATAAG GACAACTGTGAGCGGACAGAGAACTCCCTCAGTCTGTGGGTGAACGAGGCCAAGGACTTGCTCCCCAAGAGGCGATACTACTGCGAGCTGCACCTGGACGGCACCCTGTTCGCCCGAACCAGTAGCCGAGCCGTGGGCAAGCCTTCCCATCACTCCAGCTTGGTTGGTGATGGATCCTCTGGTGGGGTGCTCGGGGGGGGCAGCGGCGGGGTGGTCGGAGGCTGCCAGCTGTTCTGGGGAGAGTTTTTTGAGCTGGACAACTTGCCGTCGGTCTCCCAGATCACCCTGCACCTCTTCCGCGATGAGGAGCCCAAGAAGAAGCGTCACTCCCGGGATGAGTCCACCCTGCATCCCCTTGGCAGTGTGGCCATGTCCCTGGCCGACATCCGTGGAAGGGCCTTCCAGGAGAAGTGGCACCCGATTATTCCCTACAAGGCGTCTGGTGCCGGAGGGACGAAGGAGCAACTGGGGCCCCAAGCGTCGCTCCGTGTCAAGGCCCGCTTTCAGAACCTGCAGGTGCTGCCCATCGAGAGGTATAAGGAGTTTGCAGAGTTTGTGACAGTGGACTATGTGGGAATGTGCAGGAACCTGCAGCCACTGCTGtcagtcaggaagaaggaggaacTAGCCGGGGCACTGGTCCATGTCTTGCAAAGCATTGGCAAGGCCAAG GAGTTCCTTATCGAGTTGGGTAGTGCAGAGGTGGAGCGCCTTGGGGAGAAAGAGGCGTTGATCTTCAGGGAGAACACGCTGGCCACCAAGGCCATTGATGAGTACATGAAGCTGGTGGGCCAGAAGTACCTCATCGACACCCTGG GGGACTTCATCACTCGACTGTATGCCTCAGTAGACAGCTGTGAAGTGGACCCTCTCAAATGCCCCGCCTCCGAGCTGTCAAACAACCAGCGGCACCTGAAGGAGAGCTGTGAGGAGGCAGTGCAGAAAATCACTGAGATGCACGG GTCTTTCCCTGAAGAGCTGAACAGGATCTTCTCCAGCTGGGTGGAGCTGTGCGAGGAGCAGGGACGACCTGGAATCGGCCAGCGCCTCATCTCTGCCTCGCTATTCCTCCGTTTCCTGTGTCCCGCCATCCTCAGCCCCTCCCTGTTTGGTTTGACACAGCCCTACCCGGAGCCGGCCACGCTGCGCACCCTCACCTTCACCGCCAAGGTCATCCAGAACCTGGCCAACTTCACCCT GTttggggagaaggaggagtaCATGTTGTTCATGAATGACTTCCTGCAGCAGCACTGGGAGAGGATGAGGTGCTTCCTTCAGACAGTGTCCAGCCCAGACATAGAGATCCCAATGACATCCTTCGATGGCTATGTTGACTTGCCTCTGCGTCTGGCTGTCCTACACAGCCTGCTGGTCGACATAATTTCCCCAATGAAGCAG GACACCATAGACAAATTGCACCCTCTGCCTTCAatcctgaaccagattacagaatCTCTGGGCCCAGATGCTCTACGGATTACTGTTAGCAG CAACATTGGTCATTCCAAGCCGACCTACGTGCCCCCTAAAGACGTGAGCAAGTACAGCCCTCTGCACAACTCCCTGCAGCAGCTGCCTACGGATGTGAAGGCCGGCCAGCGGAAAGAAAGTTTCCAGGGGGTCAAGCGAGACAGGATGAGTGCCAGAGAGAGGAAGCCAGTATCCAGGACCCAGAGTGCTCCGCACAGACGGCAGATGGACCCCAAACAGCAACTGAGGAGACAGAGCAGCACTGAAAATCTGCCGCCGGAGGACCAAGAGGCAGAGCAGGAAGCCAACCCTCCGCTTGACATTTCATCACCACAGAAC AGTGTCGGTGTAAAGGCTCCTCCTGCTCCAGTGCCTTGGATCAAAGTGTCCCAGAGCAAGGAGACATACGAGAGGAAGGTAGAGAATGAAGAGATGAACCCACCCTGTCCA CATGCACAGGAGCTGTCGGAGCTCCGCCTGGGGCTGGAGCAggtgacagagagtgagttggaGATGGCCAAGCGGCTGGAGGACTTCATTGTCCAAAGTCAAGATCAGAATGCAGTCTTGTTGGCTGAGGTTAACGAACTGCGTCATCATCTGGCTGTCCGTGAGGAACAACTCGCCAGCGCCACTTTCAG GCTGGGGGTTatcgaggaggagagggaggaggatgagaggaggctgaACGTCGCCGTGGCAGCAGCTGAACGAATGAACGTACTG GAGGAGCAGTTTGCAGACCTGCTGAAGGACAGGTACCAGCTCAGTGGAGACTACACCGGTGACCAGAGCAACACACAGTACCCTGGGGTCGGGGCCAATCATGTCAACAGCATCTGA
- the LOC115103819 gene encoding ras GTPase-activating protein nGAP-like isoform X5: protein MMGFRRWIACGGTLECSPDHMAPTGGPRLKGQDGGVRGLIKRRFYGGAMRKSNTQLNTVGLNKGSRLHGSRESVSIPVSAAGNLDLSADTSTVIRPVHSSILGEKYCFEVINSENNHCFGCTSAAERDRWIEDLRRAAQPNKDNCERTENSLSLWVNEAKDLLPKRRYYCELHLDGTLFARTSSRAVGKPSHHSSLVGDGSSGGVLGGGSGGVVGGCQLFWGEFFELDNLPSVSQITLHLFRDEEPKKKRHSRDESTLHPLGSVAMSLADIRGRAFQEKWHPIIPYKASGAGGTKEQLGPQASLRVKARFQNLQVLPIERYKEFAEFVTVDYVGMCRNLQPLLSVRKKEELAGALVHVLQSIGKAKEFLIELGSAEVERLGEKEALIFRENTLATKAIDEYMKLVGQKYLIDTLGDFITRLYASVDSCEVDPLKCPASELSNNQRHLKESCEEAVQKITEMHGSFPEELNRIFSSWVELCEEQGRPGIGQRLISASLFLRFLCPAILSPSLFGLTQPYPEPATLRTLTFTAKVIQNLANFTLFGEKEEYMLFMNDFLQQHWERMRCFLQTVSSPDIEIPMTSFDGYVDLPLRLAVLHSLLVDIISPMKQDTIDKLHPLPSILNQITESLGPDALRITVSSNIGHSKPTYVPPKDVSKYSPLHNSLQQLPTDVKAGQRKESFQGVKRDRMSARERKPVSRTQSAPHRRQMDPKQQLRRQSSTENLPPEDQEAEQEANPPLDISSPQNSVGVKAPPAPVPWIKVSQSKETYERKVENEEMNPPCPHAQELSELRLGLEQVTESELEMAKRLEDFIVQSQDQNAVLLAEVNELRHHLAVREEQLASATFRLGVIEEEREEDERRLNVAVAAAERMNVLEEQFADLLKDRYQLSGDYTGDQSNTQYPGVGANHVNSI from the exons atgatggGATTTAGACGCTGGATTGCATGTGGAGGCACATTGG AATGCAGCCCCGACCACATGGCCCCCACTGGAGGCCCCAGACTGAAGGGCCAAGATGGAGGAGTGAGG GGACTGATCAAGCGGCGTTTCTATGGTGGAGCCATGCGAAAGAGCAATACCCAGTTAAACACCGTTGGGTTGAACAAAGGGAGCAG GCTCCATGGCTCACGGGAGTCCGTGTCCATCCCAGTCAGCGCTGCAGGAAACCTGGATCTGAGCGCAGACACCAGTACGGTCATCAGGCCTGTACACAGCTCCATCCTCGGGGAGAAGTACTGCTTTGAG GTGATAAACTCAGAGAACAACCACTGTTTTGGGTGCACCTCAGCTGCTGAGCGGGACCGCTGGATAGAGGACCTGAGACGGGCTGCTCAGCCCAATAAG GACAACTGTGAGCGGACAGAGAACTCCCTCAGTCTGTGGGTGAACGAGGCCAAGGACTTGCTCCCCAAGAGGCGATACTACTGCGAGCTGCACCTGGACGGCACCCTGTTCGCCCGAACCAGTAGCCGAGCCGTGGGCAAGCCTTCCCATCACTCCAGCTTGGTTGGTGATGGATCCTCTGGTGGGGTGCTCGGGGGGGGCAGCGGCGGGGTGGTCGGAGGCTGCCAGCTGTTCTGGGGAGAGTTTTTTGAGCTGGACAACTTGCCGTCGGTCTCCCAGATCACCCTGCACCTCTTCCGCGATGAGGAGCCCAAGAAGAAGCGTCACTCCCGGGATGAGTCCACCCTGCATCCCCTTGGCAGTGTGGCCATGTCCCTGGCCGACATCCGTGGAAGGGCCTTCCAGGAGAAGTGGCACCCGATTATTCCCTACAAGGCGTCTGGTGCCGGAGGGACGAAGGAGCAACTGGGGCCCCAAGCGTCGCTCCGTGTCAAGGCCCGCTTTCAGAACCTGCAGGTGCTGCCCATCGAGAGGTATAAGGAGTTTGCAGAGTTTGTGACAGTGGACTATGTGGGAATGTGCAGGAACCTGCAGCCACTGCTGtcagtcaggaagaaggaggaacTAGCCGGGGCACTGGTCCATGTCTTGCAAAGCATTGGCAAGGCCAAG GAGTTCCTTATCGAGTTGGGTAGTGCAGAGGTGGAGCGCCTTGGGGAGAAAGAGGCGTTGATCTTCAGGGAGAACACGCTGGCCACCAAGGCCATTGATGAGTACATGAAGCTGGTGGGCCAGAAGTACCTCATCGACACCCTGG GGGACTTCATCACTCGACTGTATGCCTCAGTAGACAGCTGTGAAGTGGACCCTCTCAAATGCCCCGCCTCCGAGCTGTCAAACAACCAGCGGCACCTGAAGGAGAGCTGTGAGGAGGCAGTGCAGAAAATCACTGAGATGCACGG GTCTTTCCCTGAAGAGCTGAACAGGATCTTCTCCAGCTGGGTGGAGCTGTGCGAGGAGCAGGGACGACCTGGAATCGGCCAGCGCCTCATCTCTGCCTCGCTATTCCTCCGTTTCCTGTGTCCCGCCATCCTCAGCCCCTCCCTGTTTGGTTTGACACAGCCCTACCCGGAGCCGGCCACGCTGCGCACCCTCACCTTCACCGCCAAGGTCATCCAGAACCTGGCCAACTTCACCCT GTttggggagaaggaggagtaCATGTTGTTCATGAATGACTTCCTGCAGCAGCACTGGGAGAGGATGAGGTGCTTCCTTCAGACAGTGTCCAGCCCAGACATAGAGATCCCAATGACATCCTTCGATGGCTATGTTGACTTGCCTCTGCGTCTGGCTGTCCTACACAGCCTGCTGGTCGACATAATTTCCCCAATGAAGCAG GACACCATAGACAAATTGCACCCTCTGCCTTCAatcctgaaccagattacagaatCTCTGGGCCCAGATGCTCTACGGATTACTGTTAGCAG CAACATTGGTCATTCCAAGCCGACCTACGTGCCCCCTAAAGACGTGAGCAAGTACAGCCCTCTGCACAACTCCCTGCAGCAGCTGCCTACGGATGTGAAGGCCGGCCAGCGGAAAGAAAGTTTCCAGGGGGTCAAGCGAGACAGGATGAGTGCCAGAGAGAGGAAGCCAGTATCCAGGACCCAGAGTGCTCCGCACAGACGGCAGATGGACCCCAAACAGCAACTGAGGAGACAGAGCAGCACTGAAAATCTGCCGCCGGAGGACCAAGAGGCAGAGCAGGAAGCCAACCCTCCGCTTGACATTTCATCACCACAGAAC AGTGTCGGTGTAAAGGCTCCTCCTGCTCCAGTGCCTTGGATCAAAGTGTCCCAGAGCAAGGAGACATACGAGAGGAAGGTAGAGAATGAAGAGATGAACCCACCCTGTCCA CATGCACAGGAGCTGTCGGAGCTCCGCCTGGGGCTGGAGCAggtgacagagagtgagttggaGATGGCCAAGCGGCTGGAGGACTTCATTGTCCAAAGTCAAGATCAGAATGCAGTCTTGTTGGCTGAGGTTAACGAACTGCGTCATCATCTGGCTGTCCGTGAGGAACAACTCGCCAGCGCCACTTTCAG GCTGGGGGTTatcgaggaggagagggaggaggatgagaggaggctgaACGTCGCCGTGGCAGCAGCTGAACGAATGAACGTACTG GAGGAGCAGTTTGCAGACCTGCTGAAGGACAGGTACCAGCTCAGTGGAGACTACACCGGTGACCAGAGCAACACACAGTACCCTGGGGTCGGGGCCAATCATGTCAACAGCATCTGA